The Aythya fuligula isolate bAytFul2 chromosome 2, bAytFul2.pri, whole genome shotgun sequence genome contains a region encoding:
- the BTD gene encoding biotinidase isoform X3 produces MGAQIIVFPEDGIHGFNFTRRSIYPYLDFVPHSRAVKWNPCREMYLFNDTEVLQRLSCMALNNKIFLVANLGTKQPCAHTDPHCPPDGRYQFNTNVAFDDAGMLVATYRKHNLYFEYAFDAPPEPDYTLFETPFAGKFGMFTCFDILFFEPAVKLIRQYNVKQVVYPTAWMNQLPLLSAVEFQQAFATAFNINILAANIHHPTLGMTGSGIYTPVKSFIYHNMESYGGKLIVAEIPVITADYKTSLESNERFGENLYQSCKTFTSTSMDDQVCFNEGQETPARVLEKGMEQLPPQFYAEMMYDNFTFVPVWGEKGELQVCSNTLCCYLNYKRAVLTDELYALGVFDGLHTVHGTYYVQACALVKCGGLSFSTCGQEVTDASALIDFQLWGNMSTPYIFPLLLTSGITLDFADHMGWKNHHYFMSKNRTSSGLLTAALYGRWYEKD; encoded by the exons ATG GGGGCACAGATCATTGTTTTCCCTGAAGATGGAATCCATGGCTTCAACTTCACCAGAAGATCCATTTATCCTTACTTAGATTTTGTTCCACATTCACGTGCTGTGAAATGGAATCCATGCAGAGAGATGTATTTGTTCAATGACACGGAG GTTCTGCAGCGTCTGAGCTGCATGGCATTGAACAACAAAATATTCCTCGTGGCAAACCTAGGGACCAAGCAGCCCTGTGCACACACTGATCCTCACTGCCCACCTGATGGCAGATACCAGTTCAATACCAACGTGGCATTTGACGATGCCGGTATGCTGGTAGCCACCTACCGCAAGCACAATCTGTATTTTGAATATGCTTTTGATGCCCCTCCAGAGCCTGACTATACGCTCTTTGAGACCCCCTTTGCTGGCAAGTTTGGTATGTTCACGTGCTTTGATATACTCTTCTTTGAGCCTGCAGTGAAGCTAATCAGACAGTACAACGTAAAGCAAGTTGTGTATCCCACTGCCTGGATGAACCAGCTCCCGCTCCTGTCTGCTGTAGAGTTTCAACAAGCTTTTGCAACAGCTTTCAACATCAACATTTTAGCAGCTAATATCCACCACCCTACCTTGGGCATGACAGGGAGCGGCATATACACTCCAGTCAAGTCGTTCATCTACCACAACATGGAAAGCTACGGTGGCAAGCTCATAGTCGCAGAAATTCCTGTGATTACCGCTGATTACAAAACCAGTTTAGAGAGTAACGAAAGATTCGGAGAGAACTTATATCAATCGTGCAAGACTTTTACAAGTACCTCAATGGATGATCAAGTTTGCTTTAATGAAGGGCAGGAGACCCCTGCTAGAGTATTAGAAAAAGGAATGGAACAGTTACCTCCCCAGTTCTATGCAGAAATGATGTATGACAACTTCACTTTTGTTCCTGTCTGGGGCGAAAAGGGAGAGCTCCAGGTTTGTTCCAACACCCTCTGTTGTTACTTAAATTATAAAAGAGCTGTTTTAACAGATGAATTATATGCTTTGGGAGTTTTTGATGGGCTCCATACGGTGCACGGCACATACTATGTCCAGGCCTGTGCCCTAGTGAAGTGTGGTGGTCTCAGCTTTAGCACTTGCGGGCAGGAGGTTACGGATGCCTCTGCCTTGATAGATTTCCAGCTATGGGGAAATATGAGTACTCCATATATCTTCCCTTTACTGCTGACATCTGGCATTACCTTGGACTTTGCGGATCACATGGGCTGGAAAAACCACCACTATTTCATGAGCAAAAATAGAACATCATCTGGCTTACTGACTGCTGCTCTGTACGGGAGGTGGTATGAAAAGGACTAG
- the BTD gene encoding biotinidase isoform X2 — protein sequence MAYDMADLCWKLSVCFFCSQVVSGRVEEARYIAAVYEHESILSPDPTALVDRRSALQLMGRNLDIYEQQVVAAARQVLQRLSCMALNNKIFLVANLGTKQPCAHTDPHCPPDGRYQFNTNVAFDDAGMLVATYRKHNLYFEYAFDAPPEPDYTLFETPFAGKFGMFTCFDILFFEPAVKLIRQYNVKQVVYPTAWMNQLPLLSAVEFQQAFATAFNINILAANIHHPTLGMTGSGIYTPVKSFIYHNMESYGGKLIVAEIPVITADYKTSLESNERFGENLYQSCKTFTSTSMDDQVCFNEGQETPARVLEKGMEQLPPQFYAEMMYDNFTFVPVWGEKGELQVCSNTLCCYLNYKRAVLTDELYALGVFDGLHTVHGTYYVQACALVKCGGLSFSTCGQEVTDASALIDFQLWGNMSTPYIFPLLLTSGITLDFADHMGWKNHHYFMSKNRTSSGLLTAALYGRWYEKD from the exons ATGGCCTACGACATGGCGGATCTGTGCTGGAAGCTGTCCgtctgctttttctgctctcAAGTTGTCTCAGGAAGAGTTGAGGAGGCGCGTTACATCGCCGCTGTGTATGAACACGAGTCCATACTGAGCCCTGACCCCACCGCCCTCGTTGATCGCCGCTCAGCGCTGCAGCTCATGGGCAGAAACCTGGACATCTACGAGCAGCAAGTCGTGGCTGCTGCAAGGCAG GTTCTGCAGCGTCTGAGCTGCATGGCATTGAACAACAAAATATTCCTCGTGGCAAACCTAGGGACCAAGCAGCCCTGTGCACACACTGATCCTCACTGCCCACCTGATGGCAGATACCAGTTCAATACCAACGTGGCATTTGACGATGCCGGTATGCTGGTAGCCACCTACCGCAAGCACAATCTGTATTTTGAATATGCTTTTGATGCCCCTCCAGAGCCTGACTATACGCTCTTTGAGACCCCCTTTGCTGGCAAGTTTGGTATGTTCACGTGCTTTGATATACTCTTCTTTGAGCCTGCAGTGAAGCTAATCAGACAGTACAACGTAAAGCAAGTTGTGTATCCCACTGCCTGGATGAACCAGCTCCCGCTCCTGTCTGCTGTAGAGTTTCAACAAGCTTTTGCAACAGCTTTCAACATCAACATTTTAGCAGCTAATATCCACCACCCTACCTTGGGCATGACAGGGAGCGGCATATACACTCCAGTCAAGTCGTTCATCTACCACAACATGGAAAGCTACGGTGGCAAGCTCATAGTCGCAGAAATTCCTGTGATTACCGCTGATTACAAAACCAGTTTAGAGAGTAACGAAAGATTCGGAGAGAACTTATATCAATCGTGCAAGACTTTTACAAGTACCTCAATGGATGATCAAGTTTGCTTTAATGAAGGGCAGGAGACCCCTGCTAGAGTATTAGAAAAAGGAATGGAACAGTTACCTCCCCAGTTCTATGCAGAAATGATGTATGACAACTTCACTTTTGTTCCTGTCTGGGGCGAAAAGGGAGAGCTCCAGGTTTGTTCCAACACCCTCTGTTGTTACTTAAATTATAAAAGAGCTGTTTTAACAGATGAATTATATGCTTTGGGAGTTTTTGATGGGCTCCATACGGTGCACGGCACATACTATGTCCAGGCCTGTGCCCTAGTGAAGTGTGGTGGTCTCAGCTTTAGCACTTGCGGGCAGGAGGTTACGGATGCCTCTGCCTTGATAGATTTCCAGCTATGGGGAAATATGAGTACTCCATATATCTTCCCTTTACTGCTGACATCTGGCATTACCTTGGACTTTGCGGATCACATGGGCTGGAAAAACCACCACTATTTCATGAGCAAAAATAGAACATCATCTGGCTTACTGACTGCTGCTCTGTACGGGAGGTGGTATGAAAAGGACTAG
- the BTD gene encoding biotinidase isoform X1, producing MAYDMADLCWKLSVCFFCSQVVSGRVEEARYIAAVYEHESILSPDPTALVDRRSALQLMGRNLDIYEQQVVAAARQGAQIIVFPEDGIHGFNFTRRSIYPYLDFVPHSRAVKWNPCREMYLFNDTEVLQRLSCMALNNKIFLVANLGTKQPCAHTDPHCPPDGRYQFNTNVAFDDAGMLVATYRKHNLYFEYAFDAPPEPDYTLFETPFAGKFGMFTCFDILFFEPAVKLIRQYNVKQVVYPTAWMNQLPLLSAVEFQQAFATAFNINILAANIHHPTLGMTGSGIYTPVKSFIYHNMESYGGKLIVAEIPVITADYKTSLESNERFGENLYQSCKTFTSTSMDDQVCFNEGQETPARVLEKGMEQLPPQFYAEMMYDNFTFVPVWGEKGELQVCSNTLCCYLNYKRAVLTDELYALGVFDGLHTVHGTYYVQACALVKCGGLSFSTCGQEVTDASALIDFQLWGNMSTPYIFPLLLTSGITLDFADHMGWKNHHYFMSKNRTSSGLLTAALYGRWYEKD from the exons ATGGCCTACGACATGGCGGATCTGTGCTGGAAGCTGTCCgtctgctttttctgctctcAAGTTGTCTCAGGAAGAGTTGAGGAGGCGCGTTACATCGCCGCTGTGTATGAACACGAGTCCATACTGAGCCCTGACCCCACCGCCCTCGTTGATCGCCGCTCAGCGCTGCAGCTCATGGGCAGAAACCTGGACATCTACGAGCAGCAAGTCGTGGCTGCTGCAAGGCAG GGGGCACAGATCATTGTTTTCCCTGAAGATGGAATCCATGGCTTCAACTTCACCAGAAGATCCATTTATCCTTACTTAGATTTTGTTCCACATTCACGTGCTGTGAAATGGAATCCATGCAGAGAGATGTATTTGTTCAATGACACGGAG GTTCTGCAGCGTCTGAGCTGCATGGCATTGAACAACAAAATATTCCTCGTGGCAAACCTAGGGACCAAGCAGCCCTGTGCACACACTGATCCTCACTGCCCACCTGATGGCAGATACCAGTTCAATACCAACGTGGCATTTGACGATGCCGGTATGCTGGTAGCCACCTACCGCAAGCACAATCTGTATTTTGAATATGCTTTTGATGCCCCTCCAGAGCCTGACTATACGCTCTTTGAGACCCCCTTTGCTGGCAAGTTTGGTATGTTCACGTGCTTTGATATACTCTTCTTTGAGCCTGCAGTGAAGCTAATCAGACAGTACAACGTAAAGCAAGTTGTGTATCCCACTGCCTGGATGAACCAGCTCCCGCTCCTGTCTGCTGTAGAGTTTCAACAAGCTTTTGCAACAGCTTTCAACATCAACATTTTAGCAGCTAATATCCACCACCCTACCTTGGGCATGACAGGGAGCGGCATATACACTCCAGTCAAGTCGTTCATCTACCACAACATGGAAAGCTACGGTGGCAAGCTCATAGTCGCAGAAATTCCTGTGATTACCGCTGATTACAAAACCAGTTTAGAGAGTAACGAAAGATTCGGAGAGAACTTATATCAATCGTGCAAGACTTTTACAAGTACCTCAATGGATGATCAAGTTTGCTTTAATGAAGGGCAGGAGACCCCTGCTAGAGTATTAGAAAAAGGAATGGAACAGTTACCTCCCCAGTTCTATGCAGAAATGATGTATGACAACTTCACTTTTGTTCCTGTCTGGGGCGAAAAGGGAGAGCTCCAGGTTTGTTCCAACACCCTCTGTTGTTACTTAAATTATAAAAGAGCTGTTTTAACAGATGAATTATATGCTTTGGGAGTTTTTGATGGGCTCCATACGGTGCACGGCACATACTATGTCCAGGCCTGTGCCCTAGTGAAGTGTGGTGGTCTCAGCTTTAGCACTTGCGGGCAGGAGGTTACGGATGCCTCTGCCTTGATAGATTTCCAGCTATGGGGAAATATGAGTACTCCATATATCTTCCCTTTACTGCTGACATCTGGCATTACCTTGGACTTTGCGGATCACATGGGCTGGAAAAACCACCACTATTTCATGAGCAAAAATAGAACATCATCTGGCTTACTGACTGCTGCTCTGTACGGGAGGTGGTATGAAAAGGACTAG